The genome window ACCTTTGTAAAAGAGCAACCCTTTGCGAAAAGAGTAGGCTGCATAATCCGTAGGTTTATTTTCCATGCCCTGCTGGATGGCCAACAACTCAAGATGAATTTTGTTTGCCTCTATCAACTCAGCGAGCCACTCAAATGAACGCTCAGAAATAGCATAAAATGTGCCAACCTCAGGTGGTCTAGATAGGGCATCCGTAGCCTTATTCTGTTTCCCGGTCGATAATTAATGATGAAATCATACCCAACTATTTTTCCTAGCCACTTTTGTTGTTCTGGGGTCTGAATTATCTGAGTTGTGAGGTTTTTGAGGGACGGCTGGTCAGTGATTATTGTGAAACGTCGCCCTAAGAGATATTGCCTCCATTTTGCCACAACTTGCGTGATGGCATACATCTCTCGGTGGTAAGTTGAGGCTTTTTGCATCCTAGGACATAATTTTTTACTATAAAAGGCAATGGGGTGCCCTTTCTGTGACAGGATTGCCCCAATCCCTACGCCAGAGGCATCAGTCTCCAGAGTAAAATCATCATCGAAGTTGGGCAGGGCCAGAACTGGAGTAGAGCTAAGCCTAGACTTCAGGTCCTCAAAGGCTTGTTGGGCTTGCTCATTCCAAACAAAGGCGTCTTTCCGGAGTAAATCAGACAATGGACTGGCCACAGTGGCAAAGTGACGAATAAAGCGCCTATAATAACCCGCAAGGCCCAAGAAACTACGGACCTCTTTAACTGACTTAGGTGTGGACCATTGTTGTACAATAGAAATTTTTGAGGGGTCGACGGCAAGTCCATCTGAAGATATAACATGGCCCAAATAATCCACATTGGTCTGTCAAAACTGACATTTGTTGCGCTTTGCAACCAATTGGTGTCGTTGGAGCAATTTGAGGACTaactccaaatgctccaaatgcAACGACCAGGATGAACTATAGATGAGAATATCATCAAAGAATACGAGTACAAATTTGCGAAGATGAGGCCGAAAAATGTCATTCATGGTTGCTTGAAAGGTCGATGGTGCATTGGATAAACCGAACGGCATAAACAAAAACTCGTAATGGCCATCATGTGTCCGGAATACCGTTTTAGGAACATCAACAGGGCGAACACGGATCTGATGATAACCAGACAAGAGATCCAACTTTGAGAAAAATTTAGCCCCATATAATTCATCAAACAACTCGTCAACTGAGGGAATTGGAAATCTGTCACGCACGGTAATGGCATTAAGGGCCCTATAGTTAACACAGAAGCGCCATGATCCATCCTTCTTTCGCACCAACAAGACTGGTGATGAGAACGGACTTGTACTAGGTTGTGTTACTCCGTCCCTTAACATATCAGATACGAGTTGTTCCATCATTTGCTTCTGAAAATGAGGGTATCGATAGGGCTTGACATTGACTGGACGAGCCTCGGGGGAAAGATGAATGGAATGATCAGTTGTTCGCACTGGTGGAAGTCTGTGTGGTTTAGTGAAGACAGTAGCATGTGAATCCAGTAATGCCCCTAACTCTGAAGGTATATCCTGTGGTTCCCCAGAATCTTCGTGCACTAGAAACAGGAAAAAACAAGTAGCAATGGCATTAGTGGCATGATATCGGCGTAATGTTTGTAATTGAGCCGGTTGCAGATCATCCGGGGGGTCACCCACCCACTTAACTTGTTGGCCTTCCAAATAAAACTCCATTTGGCGAGTGGAATGGTTGGTCAGTACCAGACCTAGAGTGGCTAGCCAAGCGCCGCCCAGAACAATATCCGCGCCATGGAAACCCAAGAGATATAAGTCCATTATGAAGTCTGTTCCCTGGAGAGTAAACGAAAAAGCACGAATTACTCCTTCACAACACAAACGCTGGCCATTTCCCACAACCACCGAAAAATTAATAGTGGGTTCAACTGTAAGATTCAGGAATTTAGCTGGTCGTGTCTGAATAAAATTATATGTACTCCCACCATCAACCAAGACAGCAACAGGGGAACCATGGGCATGACCCTTGAAGCGAAGAATTGTTGGAGAATAACCACCAGCTAAGACGTGATAAGGCATTGTCGATTGGGCCTGTAACTCCAAGCACTGAAGTTTCTCTGCCAACATTTCATCCGACGTGATTTGTGCGGATTCGGCAATGAGTGGTTCGGAATcgtcttcaagcagaaggatttgGGGTAGGGATTTGCATTTATGATTTGCCACGTATTTCTcatcacaataataacacaaCCCCTTATCGCGATGTTGCTGCATCTCCGCCGGCGTTAGCCGTTTGACGGGCACTCGAGGGCCTGATGTGGAGGCATTGCGTGCTAGCACTATAACTTTGGACGAAAGAGTAGGCAGTAAGGGTTGGGTTATAGAAAAAGCAGGTTGCATGGGCCCTCTTTCTATCTGCAAACGCTGCTCATGAGCTTGGGCCAAAGAAATGGCCCCATCAAGTGTTTTGGGCTTGTGAACCAAAACTGACGTTTTAATATCCGAACGGAGCCCAGACACAAATAACTTGAGCATCAAGGATTCAGAAACATCTTCCGTTTCATTAGCTATTGCTTCGAACCGAGCCTGGTAGTCGGCAACAGTGGAAAACTGACGGAGCTTGGCCAAGCGACCTTCAGGTTCTTCCAGCTCTTTTTTTTAAATCGAATTACCAACTTAGTCGCAAAATGAGGCCAGTCAACCAGTTGTTTGTTACGGAAGAGCCAGCGATACCATTCGAGAGCCTCCCCGTCTAACTAAAACGAAGCAATCGTCAGCCTCTGTTCTGGAAGAATTTTGTAGAACGAAAAATACTTGTCAACCTGAAAAACCCAAGCATCTGGGTGATCGCCGGAGAACCGACTCAACTCCACAGAAGCAGGTTTGTGCCGGAGCACGACAGAGTTACCACCACTATCGTTTGTGGACAGAACCAGCTCAGTCGTCTTCGAACGAGACGTCTCTACTACGGACTCATTCAACTGAGATCCAATGGAAGCCACCTGAGAAAGAACCTCTTGCATCAATTTATGTTGACCATCAAATGCTATGCGGAGTTCCGACATCTCCCAGGCCATGCCCGTTTGCGCGTCTTCCAGTTGCTTGAGTCGAGTATCCACCATTTGGCAGATAACAATGAAAGCACCAATGAAGTAAATCAAACTTTTGATAGCAACTAATAGGGGAATTTGATTCAACAACTGAAAGAAAATTACAAACTTGAAGGAAATTGAAAAGCTGCAACAGAAGGGTAAGAGGTGAGAAGGGATTACACCAAGAAAGTGGGGAAGAGATAGAGGAAGAGATGCAACATTACACATTAACCATACCACTACTAATACTAGACATGTCTATTATAACAATATAATATTCCCCTATAACCAACCAGCTATTGACACTTGTATCATCCAGCTTGCCATATAAAACCCCCCAAAAGCCTATTGGGCTGTTTCAATCTTCTGTTCCTACGCAGTTGATCCCCAGGCCCAAGTTCTTCTCCCATTTGGTCTTTCAGCCCAAGTATATCATTATCCAACACTGGGTCCAATGACGGGTTCATAACACTATTGGATGTAGTGGCTTACGCCAAATCTCCTACTGTATATGTTACCTTATGAGTACCAAATTAAATATTATCTTATATTCGGTATAGGTTGCAAAAAATTAATGACCAAACCAATGCCCGAAACTAATCTGAAAACAAGGTAGTCTGCCTCGAAAATGTTTAGTTCACTCGATTTAACAATTTTGAAATTTAAATTActttattaaaatatttactaTATATTTTATTGTCACCGGCGAACAATTTAGAGAAAACTTTACTTTTTAGGCAAAACAATTAAGtattaatataatataatttatcATTTATCCGCGGTATCCCGTCGATGGCGTGGTTGATAACTGCGTTGAAATTTCCGGTATTCTTACCAGTGTATTTGCTTGTACTGCTTATCTTTAAGCTAGCATTGATCATAGATTcctaaatttattctgaaaaatctgattcggatgaagtttggtttgaagatgaaaatgtgtttggacatctgttttgggtaaagtttggtttggaaaaatatgaaacatgacttatacccataagTTTTAAAAAGTATCACAAATAGCCAACAAtatcattatcaataacattcattatattatcgcaaaccatagtcctgaacataaataaatttgatacaaaattattatttttataataaactacatgatacactatcagatgaccgagaagacgaaacaacatcgttacaaaataataaatggtgggctcttttataaaataccaAAGTTTGGGgcagtttttaaaaaatataatagtgatattttggcccgctagttttgggatttgaaatttgaccaaaatgtaggcaaaatctatgccCAAATATatatttgccaaataaaacccaaatttattttgtcAAAATCTACTGACAACTAACTCTTCGGTCAATATGAAGCAGTAAAGTAAGAAGATTGAATTAGTCAAAGCATTTGCTAATTGGCTGTCAAGACATTTCCTTGGTTTTTCCTCTATAAAAGAAGCAACTCAAGAGTGAACCATTAACCACCACATAAGAATTAAGATTCCTAAACCAGTAAAGCAAAAACACTTAGAACCAAagtagtgatatcatatggcagGAGTGAAGTTGCTTGGTCTTTGGTATAGCCCTTTTAGTCACAGAGTTGAGTGGGCTCTTAAGATTAAGGGCGTGGAATATGAATTTATAAAAGAAGATCTACAAAATAAAAGCCCTCTACTTCTACAATCAAACCCTGTTCACAAGAAAATTCCAGTGCTAATTCACAATGGAAAGCCCATTTCTGAGTCTATGGTAATTCTTGAATACATTGACGAAACTTTTGAAGGCCCTTCCATTTTGCCTAAAGACCCTTATGACCGTGCTATAGCTCGTTTCTGGGCTAAGTTCCTCGAGGATAAGGTAAAATCCGTCTTCATGCTTTGTATTCCTCTTTGCAGAATTTAGTAAAAAATTTATTGAAACTTAAAAGTTTTTGActgttttattttttatatgattGGTCATGTCCTGTGTCGATTTTAGATGCTGTGTGATCATCATGGTGAATAAATGTGTTAAAAGGGCAAGGTAAtattaaaatcacatcaaaagaAGTTAGGGTTGAGACATTAtatattgtcattgttgttaaGTTTTGAATTTATTGCAGGTGCCACCAGTGGGAAAAACATTCTTTCTCAAAGGAGAGGAGCAAGAGAAAGGTAAAGAGGAAGCTTTTGAGATGCTGAAAATTCTTGATAATGAGCTCAAGGATAAGAAATTCTTTACCGGTGACAAAATTGGGTTGGCTGATATTGCTGCAAATTTTGTGGGACTTTGGCTGGGAGTGTTTGAAGAAGCCTCTGGAATTGTTCTGGTTACAAGagaaaaatttccaaatttttgtgCGTGGAGAGATGAGTACATTAACTGCAGCCAAAACAAGGAATATCTACCCCCTAGAGATGAGTTGCTTGCCCATTTCAAAGCTCGCTTTCATGCTGCAGCCGCTCCCAAATGAACACCTCCAGTGAAATTTCAAGATTTTGTGTGGCAACTTCAAAATAAAAATCTTCATATGTCTGAACTTGGGCTTTAACAATTTCAGACCCAAATATCTGAAGTCTATAAAACTCTAGACTTGCAAACTTCAAGTTCATGACATTTTGTGTGGCTACAAAAGTATTTGTCGAAAGGCTAGTTTAGCAAGATATTCACGTGCTTTTCGTGTTACTGTTTTGTTTGGTTGATCAGAGATTGtagaataattaataaatattatgACTTCTCTCATCAAATTGATAAAGGCAAAGAAAGAAATGTTGACTCATATTGTGAAAGCATTTTATATTTCTAAGAAAGCAGAAAATATTACAAGGAAGTATCTCGTGTTACAGTTTTGTTGGTTAGTCGGTGATTATACAATAATTATTCATATCTTTTTTCCTCATCGAATTGAAAAAAGAAAGGATTGGTGACTCGAATGTGAAATCAGTTTTATATTTCTAGGAAGCACAAAAAATTAATTAGTATGCTATGACATTTGACGAAAATGTTGGTGTCATGAGCACATATATAAGTCATCGGTATTATTTTGTACCTAAAAAAAGTAATAGTATTATTGTTAATCTTCTCACCATCGTTGAGTTCTAAGAAAAGGAAAGCCTTTTATTAAGATTGTCACAGTCGAAAAAACTCGTTCTATAAaaagaatacaacaacaacaacccagtataatccactagtggggtctggggagggtagctgtttccaaatgactatcggcatccttccctccaagaactccccaccttgctcttggggtgactcgaactcacaacctcttggttggaagtgaatggtacttaccatcagagcaacctaCCTTGTCAAGGATAGGAGCATGAAAAAAAGTAAGGGTTCTTTACTTTCTAGTCGGAATACACAGATTACATATTGAGTTTTACACGGTTATACACATATTTTACATATGTTATACACTTATCGACTATTTTAATTTAAGTGATTGATTAGACTACTATTTTAAGTTAAATTCTCACCTTCTCTCCGCGCTAAGCGACGACTTTAAGCTATTATACGAGGCGGATGATGGCCCAGTTTCAAGGGAAGAGAGAGTGCTGATAGTTATGATGTTAGCCCAATTGTCTGTTTTGTTTAGAAAAATAtttgtaaaaataaataaatgttgTAAATTAGTTAATTCTTAAGGTTCTTTCTTTCTCTctacattttttatttattttcttgtttcatATTATTACTTGAGCTAAATTTGTCAACAATAAATAGATATTTTTTAAACTTGGCTGCAGTTAATGTAATTATCTCTCCAAGggaaaaattaccaatacaatAGCGGAGGCTTCTTCAATAATTCCAAGCCAAAATGGCACTACATTTGCAGCAATATCAGCAAACTCAAATTTGTCACGTACAAAGAACTTTCAGCGTCTCATAAGCTTTCCCTTTACCTTTCTCTTGCTCCTCTTTTGAGAAAGAAAAATTTCGTCACTGCTGGATGGTACCTGTAAAACACTCAAA of Nicotiana tomentosiformis chromosome 7, ASM39032v3, whole genome shotgun sequence contains these proteins:
- the LOC138896159 gene encoding uncharacterized protein, with translation MNPSLDPVLDNDILGLKDQMGEELGPGDQLRRNRRLKQPNRLLGGFICFSISFKFVIFFQLLNQIPLLVAIKSLIYFIGAFIVICQMVDTRLKQLEDAQTGMAWEMSELRIAFDGQHKLMQEVLSQVASIGSQLNESVVETSRSKTTELVLSTNDSGGNSVVLRHKPASVELSRFSGDHPDAWVFQLEEPEGRLAKLRQFSTVADYQARFEAIANETEDVSESLMLKLFVSGLRSDIKTSVLVHKPKTLDGAISLAQAHEQRLQIERGPMQPAFSITQPLLPTLSSKVIVLARNASTSGPRVPVKRLTPAEMQQHRDKGLCYYCDEKYVANHKCKSLPQILLLEDDSEPLIAESAQITSDEMLAEKLQCLELQAQSTMPYHVLAGGYSPTILRFKGHAHGSPVAVLVDGGSTYNFIQTRPAKFLNLTVEPTINFSVVVGNGQRLCCEGVIRAFSFTLQGTDFIMDLYLLGFHGADIVLGGAWLATLGLVLTNHSTRQMEFYLEGQQVKWVGDPPDDLQPAQLQTLRRYHATNAIATCFFLFLVHEDSGEPQDIPSELGALLDSHATVFTKPHRLPPVRTTDHSIHLSPEARPVNVKPYRYPHFQKQMMEQLVSDMLRDGVTQPSTSPFSSPVLLVRKKDGSWRFCVNYRALNAITVRDRFPIPSVDELFDELYGAKFFSKLDLLSGYHQIRVRPVDVPKTFILVVAFGAFGVSPQIAPTTPIGCKAQQMRFIRHFATVASPLSDLLRKDAFVWNEQAQQAFEDLKSRLSSTPVLALPNFDDDFTLETDASGVGIGNKATDALSRPPEVGTFYAISERSFEWLAELIEANKIHLELLAIQQGMENKPTDYAAYSFRKGLLFYKGRLVIPHDSSLKQLLLQEFHDSKIGGHAGVARTFHRLSSNFYWPGIGNDVKGTVLAMSTAYHPQIDGQSEALNKCVEQYLRYFVAYSPHEWVPTLPWAEFWYNTAFQTSVGMTPFQALYGREPPTIARYVLGSASDDLIEQYMLWRDEVLGILKFNLSKSQSRMKKDADKGRTDDHFEEGDWVFVKLQPYKQQSLRSAHQHKLSRKYFGPYKVLKRIGSVAYKLQLPEKARIHSVFHISLLKRCNGQPDEQITVGYLA
- the LOC104100720 gene encoding probable glutathione S-transferase, which encodes MAGVKLLGLWYSPFSHRVEWALKIKGVEYEFIKEDLQNKSPLLLQSNPVHKKIPVLIHNGKPISESMVILEYIDETFEGPSILPKDPYDRAIARFWAKFLEDKVPPVGKTFFLKGEEQEKGKEEAFEMLKILDNELKDKKFFTGDKIGLADIAANFVGLWLGVFEEASGIVLVTREKFPNFCAWRDEYINCSQNKEYLPPRDELLAHFKARFHAAAAPK